A region of the Cricetulus griseus strain 17A/GY chromosome 7, alternate assembly CriGri-PICRH-1.0, whole genome shotgun sequence genome:
GCAAGGCAGCCAGTCACCAGTCTCATTTCATCTATTTACTGTGGATGTCACTGTCACCATCCCAGCCACTGGGAGGGGCACACGGCTTTAACCCCTGTGTGCTGAGGGGAAGGGTGAGGCATTGAAATTACAAAACTGGCTATGTACATAGAATGTTCTAGGGATGAGTCACCTGTGCACACGTTGTGagcacgggggtggggtggggtggggtctaaAGCTCAGGCAGGATGGGGGGGGTGTACACTCGGCAGGGGAGTGCACATGTGAGGACATGCTGGACCAGGGTTTAGGAAGTGGCACAAACATTGCCAAGATTGATCGATCGTCTTGGAGTCCTGGTGGGGCAGGTTACTTCTCAGCCTTCCCAGGTGCCGCTACTTTAGAAGTGGGCCTTGGGTAAGAATGACTTCCCACTCTCATCTCAAGTTCCCAGTTGCAACCTTAATGTCCAGGGTATTGACAGAGAAAGGCTGCAGGACCAGGGTCAAGGGTgcaccctctctctccatcttttctcCAGACCTGAGGGCACTCCACCCTTCTTAACATCAACAAAGGACACAGCCCAGTATACCTGTACAGGGTGTGGGAATAAGGCAAGCAGGGCAGCCACTCGGAAGGCCAGGACTATGCAGGCAGTGACGGGGACCCAGGGTCTCTGGTAGAAAATTGACAGCTCTGGTCTTGTGAGAACTGCCGTGGAGAAGTGTCTCTGGGGTACCCCATCAGATACAGCCATCCCCAACCCTCAAGCATCACCATGGAGACCAGGCTCCACAGAAACTCCCTAGGTTTCTCTGTAGAGACAGATTGGCACTTAGAGACCACCACAGATGGGTCACTGAGATTTCTACAAAGACAGACCTGGCCATTAGGGAGACCCAGCTTCACCCTCTGTACCCCAGGGGATAGGGAAGGTCCCTGTGGTGGCTGGATTCAGAGGTGGCAGCATCCTCCCAGGTGCCAGGGAGAGAAGGCCCCTAGCTGACCCGATACGTGGATGTGTTCTTGGGCTCCGTGCTGGGCACACACCAGTCACCGGCCTCCTGGATGGTCTGGTAGTGGCGCCAGGCAGACTTGTTGTAGACAGGCAGACGCTCCACTGAGTCCGTGGACAGGGCCTAGGGAGCACTGCCATCAGTTTCCTTCTTTCCCAATCCTCAGCACACTACCCCTTCCCACTGGGCCCTGATGCTCTCCACCCCTAGTATCCTAACCCATGTCCAAGTCAGCCCCATAACCAGACCCACAAAAACCCCTAAAAGGGTCTGAACCTTCTGTATCTTTCTCTGGTCCATTCCAGAAAGCTGTTCCCTCAAAAGTCAGGGAGGtaaaaagaagagagggggaaggtTGGGCTGGGTGGCCTCTATTAATCACCAAGGCATTCCCTCTCAATGAAAGGCCAAGTTACAGCACTTGAGGAACCAAGGCTCAGCTCTGAGTCTGGAGCCAGGATGAGGGATTGGTAGAAACCTGCTAGCAGCAAACTTGCCCCCAGTGGGCCTCACCTTGAGATATATGACAGCATCTGTCCCAAAGCCCTCCATAGAGAAGAGCTGCAAGTCTCCTTGGAAGTACTTGGCGTAGAGGCGGGAAATGGGGAGTCCATACCCAAAGCCAGCCTGCAGACAAGCCACAGGTCATAAAGTGAGCCAGGGATGCCTGACTAGGGACAGGCAGGAGTGCTGGAGCAGGGGTGGAGAAGGGAATTCCTGGAGCAGATGAGAGTAGGTGGTAGGCAAGGGAATTGCAGAGAAAGCGGGGAGGAAAGCTGGACAGGGGAGCTCTACCCATGAGCTCCTTAGAGCCCCATGAGCTCCTTAGAGCCCATTCcgatattttttcttctttctttctttctttctttttctttttctttttttttttttgtgtgtgtgtgtgtgtgtttgtgttttgagacagggtttctctgtggctttggagactgtcctggaactagctcttgtagaccaggctggtctcaaactcacagagatccccctgcctctgcctcccgagtgctgggattaaaggtgtgcgccaccaccgcccagctagagCCCATTCTGTAAGCACAGGACTGCCTAGTCCATGGGAGGTGGGACAAAGGTGCCAGCAAATGAGCAATgcagcagagaaagagggaagagagagcaaTGCGGACAAGCGACAGCTAAGCCATGGGCAGATGATCAGCAGGAAGGAGCTATTAGCAGCAGGAGGCTGTCACCACACAACCACTGCGGGGGTGGGGGATGTGGAGTATGCTTGGGAGTTAAGAAAGCAGGAGACAGGGAGACTGGAAGAAGTCATCTTACCAGTGGGGTACCCCCAGTGCCAGGCTGGGGTGTGGGGGCTGTGGAGTACATGTAGCTGAAGAGCCTCTCAATCTTCCTCAAGGGGACACCCCCACCTCGGTCACTCATCTGGGAGACAAGGGACATGTGAGATGCCTTCCAGGGTTATCTTCACTCCTCACCCTAATCCCCATGACCTCCCATGGTCAGGTCAAGGGTCACATACTTTGATGGACAGATCTTCTTCACCCAAGGCTACCATAATCTTGAtaggagggagggtgaggctggaCTCGTGGCTCTCCACCGTGGCCCGCATGGCATTCTGGGGAAAGTATGAAGGACACAGTAAGGGAAGCGCTGCTAAGGTTGAGGGCCGAGGGCTGACCCTCCCAGCCTCCTGAGAAGGGCAGCCTTCTTACCTTGAAGAGCTCAAAGAGCATGTGGTAGAGGTGGGAGGGGACGTAGACCATGTGAATGGGCTGGTTGGCATTGGTGGCTGTGGAAGTCAAGAGCACAGCAAGGTAACCTTCCACAATCCTATCTACGGTGCGGGTGTGACCCTGCAGCCCTTGTTCCTTCAGAGCAGccagccctccctctctccctccctccttccctctctccctccctccctcccttcctcttcccctagCGTGAGGCTGTGTGCCTTCCAAGCTGCCATAGCTAGTAATACTTGGACAGTACAAGTTCACTCTGATATTCTCAGCTCCCTGGGGAGCGAGTACTGGCTCTGACCACTCCACCTGGGGCTGGCCACCcaaaagcatctctctctctctctctctctctctctctctctctctctctctctctctctctctttccgagacagggtttctctgtgtagctttggagtctatcctggcattcgctctgaagaccaggctggcctcgaactcacagagctcttcctgcctctgcctcccgagtgctgggattaaaggcgtgcgccaccaatgcccggtccAAAGGCATCTCTTAATTAAGCCACTGCATTCTGGGGAGGTGTCCCTGTTCACATCACTCTCCCTGGCCTTTGTCCTCTGGCCCCACCCACATCATGTCCTTTACTTACTCACTATGTTCACTTATAAGGACAATGACATCAGCCTGTCACCTACGAGGCTCTGAAATTACATGTTCAGTGGTTAACTGTTACAGTTCCCAACCGCCCCAGCACCAAGAATGTCAGCTCTGTGAGGGCAAGAGCTTGCCTATCTTTTTTACATGATGCAAGTGCTAAATAATAAGCAGTTTtccaataaattaataatttacaaTGGCTCCCCTCTAGGGGAGCCTGGCCCTCCAGCTCCCCTACTCTGGTCTGTCCCCATTGCTCTGAAACACATGCACACTAAGTAtatgcgagcacacacacacacacacacacacacacacacacacacacacacacacacacacacacaccctcatttGCTTACCATTAACTTCCTGGATCTCTAGATCAGGTGAAGCCATGTAGTATTTGTCACACAGGAGCTTGGCCATGTCATAGGCATCTGAGAGGAGAGGGAACCACTCAGGTTATGGGTGGCTGACCCGGCATGCACTGACATTGGGCATCACCAACATGAAACCCATGGGGACATGCCcgtcccccaccaccaccatccactgGGAATGGGTCATCCTCTGGCCAGGTTATCTGGGAGGGAGGGGTCTCTGGAGCTCCTTTTTGGGCCAGGCCTATGGTGGGGGCTCACCTTTTACCACATCAGACACGCTGCAGTTAGGGTCAATGCTGCCAATGTGTTTGGGGTGAGCTGGGTTGGTACTTCCATCAAAGATGAGGGCTGTGGGCAGAGAGAAGGGCACTGTTGATTAGTTCACAGGACCTAGCCCTCTGTCTTTCTAAACGTCCTGCCCTTCACTTATCTGTAAGCCTCTGTACACTCCATGCTAATCATGCCCCCAAGTCCTGTCTTCCCCCTAGTTCAGGCCTCCCCAGGACTCCGCATCCCGCAACACTCCTCCATAGGCGTCTCCCACACCACGCCCTGCtacatgtacttatttatttatttatctattttttattttgttttttcgagacagggtttctctgtgtagctttggagcctatcctggcaatcgctctgtagaccaggctggcctcgaactcacagaggtccgcctgtctctgcctcccgagtgctgggattaaaggcatgggccatcactGTCTggcttatatttatttacttattttaattttttttaacaaagtctCACCATGTAGGTAAGCTTGGCGTCAAACatataatcctcctgtctcagcatcccaggtgctgggattgaaggcatgtgcttCCCACACCTGACTTAAGCCAGTAACTCTTCAGTTCCTGAATGGTACTTGGGCCTCTGGGCACAGTGGCTGAAGTGGGGAGCCCTGCTTCCTTCCCTGTCAGGGGTGGTGCCCCTTCCTGGCATGCCCTACCAGGACCCCTTGCCCTCCCTCTCCGAGGCAGCCAGAGCTCACTGTGCTGGTTGATGAGCATGCGGATGGAGATCCGGCTGAGGTAGAAGCGGTCCAAGAAGTACTGAATGTTCTGGTTGGACACCGGGTCATCGCCATAGGTGTCCTTGTACTCCAGCACTCCCTGTGCCATGGTGGGCACTACGTCATTGTGCCGGTTCCGGATGGTGACCAGGGCATCGGTGAACCTTCCGAGAATGCAGTCATCTGTCCCTACCCAGTCTCAGGCTTGGGGGTACCCCTGATTCTCTTTATTCCAACTTCCTTTCAGTTCCCCAATTTTCTCTATCCTCCCCAGCCCCACGGAGACACGGTGCTCACTCACCGTAAGCCCACCCTTATTCTCCAGCTGCCCATCCATCTTCCTGCTTACCGCTAAAGCTCCCAGTCCCTCTGAAAGTCTGTTTCTGAGGGCAGGGTACTGATAATTGGACTCTGCATCTCTCCCCTCTGACCAGGATTTCCCAGAAATAGCCTGTCTCCCCCTTTATCCCCTGCACCCAGCTGGCATTCCATCCTTGGGGCCCTGACTGAGATACCCTTGCCTTCTTGTCCCTGAAGAGGGTGCTCACTCACTGGCTTAGTGTCCGGTGATCCTCTGGATCCTTGTCCAGGAATTCCATGATGTCCAGCAGACTCTGGACATACCTGTGTGAGAGAAGGGGCCAGCTGAGACTACACGATGCTCCCTCCCACACCCTCAGATGCAGAGAGCTGAACCCGCTGACAATCAACACCCCATTTTATTGGCTCTAGGTCTCCCTGACAACGTAGTAAGTTGTACAAGGAAACCCCAAATCTGCTAGTGCTCTCACAGCAGATTCTTTGCTTCAGAATCCTATAGCAGCAACCTTAGGAGGGACCAGAAATTACCCCCTCTTAGAGGATAGAACAGTGGACTGAGGCCCAACTGTACCAAAGACCACAGTAACAGAGGactcagacatctacctgccttgTTGAGCAATGTTATAGACACCTCCCACAAGGGGCTAAAGCTCCCATAAGTGGACTATGAAGGCAGCTGGCAGGCTAGCTTCTCCCAGGGCCTCTCCCACAGTGATCTGGAACCTGCCTAGGGAACCCCAGTTTATAAAGGTCAGTATGTGTGGCTAGCACATAGGTAGGGCCAGGGAGGCTCACTCTGCCCTGCAATGAGCAGGGTGGTTGTGAGTGGGCCCTGCTGTCTGTTCCACCTATAGGCTTGGCCAGAGGGGCAGGATCTCCTCTCCAACTAGGAAAGGttagaaaacaaagcagagcCAGTGTATTGAGCTTTTACATGTAATGTTGGTCTGCCTGTGGCAATAGATGGTGCCAGTGTGGTACCACTGACCCCTTGTCCCACCGAGCATATGCCCAGCCTGTGTCTTGTTCTGGAAAGGTCCAAGTACCAGCCTCCCTCTGTTCCCTATGGCAAAAACACTTCTGGCCTGAAGACGTGCAGGGCTACTTGGAGTCCTGTCAGGACTGCTCCTGAGGTCTAGCAGTGTCTCTAGAAGAGATGCTATGTTGGGACCTATTCCAAAGCACTCAGAACTCTAACAAGAGAGGCAGGAACGAGCCCTGGCACACTGTCCTGGGTCCCCAGAACTCCTGCTATTTACAGGGTTCCCACCACTCAGGTTCTCACCTTAGCCTCTATTCATGTTCTCTTCTGTGTAGAAAACCCTTCTCTCTGCATCACACAACTGACAGCAAGGAAGAGCTGGTTCTGCTGGGTTCTAGTGTGGCCCCGTGAAAGCTATGGCACTTCTCTGGGGTTGTTTCTTCACCAAAAAGGTggaagttctttttgtttgtttgtttttgcttttgttttttgcgacagggtttctctgtgtagctttggagactatcctggaactcgctctgtagaccaggctggcctagaactcacagagagctgtctgcctctgcctctgcctcccaagtgctgggattaaaggtgtgtgctaccatctCCCATCTTGGAAGTTCTTATCCTTACTTCCCACTGCACACTCTGAATGCTGGTGGTTTCAAACCCATCACCAGCTGAGCATAGCCACTCAGTTTCACTACTGGTTACGCTTTAGGCTATGAGTCATGCAGTGTTTTAGGCTACCCTGCACTGGGAGTAGGAACAGGCTCAGTC
Encoded here:
- the Pdk2 gene encoding pyruvate dehydrogenase kinase, isozyme 2 isoform X1 codes for the protein MRWIRALLKNASLAGAPKYIEHFSKFSPSPLSMKQFLDFGSSNACEKTSFTFLRQELPVRLANIMKEINLLPDRVLGTPSVQLVQSWYVQSLLDIMEFLDKDPEDHRTLSQFTDALVTIRNRHNDVVPTMAQGVLEYKDTYGDDPVSNQNIQYFLDRFYLSRISIRMLINQHTLIFDGSTNPAHPKHIGSIDPNCSVSDVVKDAYDMAKLLCDKYYMASPDLEIQEVNATNANQPIHMVYVPSHLYHMLFELFKNAMRATVESHESSLTLPPIKIMVALGEEDLSIKMSDRGGGVPLRKIERLFSYMYSTAPTPQPGTGGTPLAGFGYGLPISRLYAKYFQGDLQLFSMEGFGTDAVIYLKALSTDSVERLPVYNKSAWRHYQTIQEAGDWCVPSTEPKNTSTYRVS
- the Pdk2 gene encoding pyruvate dehydrogenase kinase, isozyme 2 isoform X2, whose translation is MKEINLLPDRVLGTPSVQLVQSWYVQSLLDIMEFLDKDPEDHRTLSQFTDALVTIRNRHNDVVPTMAQGVLEYKDTYGDDPVSNQNIQYFLDRFYLSRISIRMLINQHTLIFDGSTNPAHPKHIGSIDPNCSVSDVVKDAYDMAKLLCDKYYMASPDLEIQEVNATNANQPIHMVYVPSHLYHMLFELFKNAMRATVESHESSLTLPPIKIMVALGEEDLSIKMSDRGGGVPLRKIERLFSYMYSTAPTPQPGTGGTPLAGFGYGLPISRLYAKYFQGDLQLFSMEGFGTDAVIYLKALSTDSVERLPVYNKSAWRHYQTIQEAGDWCVPSTEPKNTSTYRVS